The genomic DNA AGCTGTCGCGCAAGTCATAGCGAATGGTTTAGATTTATTAGGTGTTAGCGCACCTGAACAGATGTAACTGAGGTCAAATGTCTCGCGATTTTGCTCATAAGCCCAAGCAAGCTGAAACCAGCCGTATTCCAAAGTGGGTATGGCTATTTACCAGCATCGTAGCTGTTGGATTCGTTGGGTTTTTATATTTCCTAGCTAAAGTGCCACCTGCAGAAGGTGGCGCCGAAGCCGTGCGCGAACAATTTAATATAGCTCTGAAAGAATCGACCACAGAGACAGAACCGCAACCGGCACCTAAAATTGAGCAAGTTGAAGAAATAAAAGAAAAAACCGAAACGCTGAAGCAAGCCTTCGAATTTTATCAATTGCTGCAAGATGACGAAGTTCCCACCGTGGCACCGGAAGAAAAACCCGGTTCAAGTGCCACCGCAACAAACACAACACAATCCACCACCAGTGAACCACCTAAAGCCAAAAGTTGGATCATCCAAGTCGCCTCCTTTTCAAGAGTAGATGACGCCGATCGATTACGTGCCGAATTGATACTCAATGGCCTCCCCAGTTCTAGCATAAACACAGTCAACCTAGGCGACAAAGGCACCTACCACCGAGTCGTCGTCGGCCCATTCGACAACCGATCCGCCCTCAACAAAGCTCAAGACAGACTTGCCGCTTTGAATCATCAGGTGATGGTACGGGCGCAGTAAGCTGCAAGCTGCAAGCTGCAAGCTGCAAGCTGCAAGCTGCAAGCTGCAAGCTGCAAGCTGCAAGCTGCAAGCTGCAAGCAAAACAAGAATATGAGCTTTCGCTCAAAACACAATGTTTTTGTCTTTTGAATTTACTTGCAGCCTGCAGCTCAAAACTCGCAGTGCCTAAGGCACTGTTCTGCCCTATATCTCTTGAACTTACTCGCAGCTTGCAGCTCAAAACTCGCGGTGCCTAAAGCACCGTTCTGCCCTATATCTCTTGAACTTACTTGCAGCTTGCAGCTCAAAACTCGCGGTGCCTAAGGCACCGTTCTCTAAACCGCCCTTTAAAAAAATACCCTTGCCCCCAAATAGGTTTTTGAATTCATTATTTTGGAACCCGTTATGACCACGATTGTTTCTGTTCGCCGCAATGACCAAGTTGTTGTTGCTGGTGATGGTCAAGTTTCTCTTGGTAATACGGTCATGAAAGGCAATGCACGTAAGGTGCGTCGCCTTTATCACGATAAAGTGGTGGCTGGTTTTGCAGGCGGTACGGCCGATGCTTTTACGCTGTTCGAAAAATTTGAAGGCCATTTGCAGCAGCACAGCGGACATTTAACCCGCGCCGCCGTTGAACTTGCTAAAGAATGGCGAAGTGACCGAGCCTTGCGAAAACTCGAAGCTATGCTGATCGTTGCCGACAAAGAGGCCAGCCTGCTAATTTCAGGTACTGGCGATGTTGTCGAGCCAGAGCATGGCGTCGTTTCAATCGGCTCAGGTGGTAATTTCGCCATGGCTTCCGCCCGTGCACTGTATGAAAACACCGATTTATCAGCTCAAGAGATTGCTGAAAAGTCACTCGAAATCGCCGCGGATATCTGCGTGTACACCAATCATAATACTGTTGTTGAAGTGCTTTAAGCGCTTCTATTGAACATCGAGGTAAGTATGTCGATCATGACCCCGCGCGAAATCGTGCATGAACTGGATAAACACATTATTGGCCAAGACGACGCAAAGCGAGCCGTTGCCATAGCCTTACGAAACCGCTGGCGCCGAATGCAGCTTGATGAGCGTATGCGAGACGAAATTTCACCCAAGAATATTTTAATGATAGGTCCAACGGGTGTCGGAAAAACTGAAATTGCACGTCGATTAGCCAAGCTTTCTAACGCACCCTTTATTAAAGTAGAAGCCACAAAATTCACTGAAGTAGGTTACGTAGGCCGAGACGTTGAATCGATTATTCGTGACTTGGTTGAAACTGGCATCAAAATGCTGCGTGAGCACGAAATGAATGCCGCAAAACCACGTGCACAAGACGCCGCGGAAGATCGAATCTTAGATATTTTATTGCCAGCACCTCGAAACGCCCAAGGTGATGCCGAATCTACCGATACTAACTCTAGTACCCGCCAAGTGTTCCGTAAAAAATTACGCCAAGGCGATCTGGACGATAAAGAAATTGAGTTAGAGCTGGCACAAAACTCTGTCGGAGTTGAAATCATGGCGCCTCCAGGCATGGAAGACATGACCAGCCAGCTGCAAAGTATGTTTTCAAATATGGGCAATCAAAAAACCCAAAAACGAAAGTTACCCATAAAAGAAGCGTTAAAACTACTCACCGATGAAGAAGCCGCAAAATTAGTCAATGAAGATGACCTTAAGCAACGCGCGCTGACGGCCGTTGAACAAAACGGCATTGTATTTATTGATGAAATTGACAAAATCGCTAAAAACGAAAATCGTGGTGGTGGCGATGTCAGTCGAGAAGGCGTTCAACGCGATTTGCTGCCACTTATTGAAGGCTGCACCATTAATACCAAATATGGCATGGTGAAAACGGACCATATTTTATTTATTGGCAGCGGTGCATTTCACTTTTCTAAGCCCAGTGATCTCATTCCAGAACTTCAGGGTCGATTACCGATTCGAGTTAACCTGCAAGCCTTAACACCGAATGACTTCAAACGAATTTTAACCGAGCCCGATTATGCCATCACCGAACAGTACGCGGCACTATTAGGCGCAGAAGGGCTGACGGTCACCTTTACTGACGACGCCATTGAGGCCATCGCCAATACGGCTTTCGATGTAAACGAAAGCACCGAAAACATAGGCGCGCGCCGGTTACATACTATTATGGAACGCTTATTTGAAGAAGCGTCTTACAACGCCAGTGAACGAAACGGACAAACCTTAGAAGTGACCGCTCAAATGGTTAAAGACACCTTGTCTGAATTGGCTCAAAACGAAGATCTAAGCCGCTTTATTCTTTAACGCACAAAGCTTAGCTTTCAGCTACGCGCAGCTTTAACGTCTGTAAATCAAACTTACATTCGGTTAGAGCTGCGCTATTATGGCTTCAACTGTAAAGCCATAAACTCCATGCTTCGCTCAGGTAAATACAAGATAGAGACTCCCGATGAATCAGGCACCAACGAAAATTGACTACCAACAGAGTACGGCATTACTCCGCATAGAGTGGCCAGATGGCAAGCAAGCCGAGTTAAGTGCAGAGTTTTTGCGCGTTCACTCGCCTTCGGCCGAAGTGCGCGGTCATGGAATCGGTCAAGAAACGCTTCAAACCGGTAAAAAGAATGTCGAAATTAGTAAAATAGAAGCCACTGGGCGTTACGCTATCAAAATTACCTTTAGTGATGGCCACGATACTGGCTTGTACGATTGGGGTTATCTAAAAAAACTGTGTGACGAGAAAGACAAATATTGGCAAACTTATCTCGAAAAACTCAGTAAAGCGAAGGAATCGCGAGAATCCAAATTTATCGACATCACCCAGTTGAACTCCTGAGCCTAATCTGCCTTGGGGTTTTGATTCGCTTGATTTACCATTAACGCAATCTCTTTGAGTACACCTTTCATGAAATATACCGATCTACGTGATTTTATTAATGTTTTAGAGCAGCGTGGTGAATTAAAGCGCATAAAAACGTCTGTTGATCCACATCTAGAAATGACAGAACTGTGCGATCGAGTATTAAGACAAAAAGGTCCGGCCCTACTCTTCGAAAACCCAACAAACCACTCCATGCCTGTACTCGGCAACTTGTTCGGAACACCAGAACGTGTGGCATTAGGCATGGGCGCTGAATCAACTCAAGAACTGCGTGAAATCGGAAAGCTACTGGCTTATTTAAAAGAGCCCGAGCCACCAGCCGGCTTAAAAGACGCTTGGCAAAAAGTACCTTTGTTGAAAAAGGTGCTCAGCATGGCACCAAAAACGCTTAAGAAAGGACCTTGCCAAGAAAACATCATTGAAGGCCCTGATGTAGATTTAGGAGTACTTCCCGTTTGGACGTGTTGGCCAGAAGATGCTGCACCACTGGTCACATGGCCACTTGTCATAACCCAGGGCCCACAAGGCGGTCGAACGAATCTTGGCATATATCGCCAACAGGTCATTGGAAAAAACAAACTCATCATGCGCTGGTTATCGCATCGCGGTGGAGCATTAGATTATCAAGCCTGGCAACATGAGCACCCTGGCGAGCCTTTTCCTGTCGCTGTTGCTCTTGGAGCCGACCCCGCGACCATCTTAGGAGCGGTTACCCCAGTGCCTGATACCTTATCGGAATACGCTTTTGCAGGGCTTTTACGAGACAGCAAAACCGAATTAGTGAAATGCAAACTTCATGATTTAAAAGTACCGGCCAGTGCAGAAATAATTCTAGAAGGCTATATTTATCCAGGCGAGACGGCCCCTGAAGGACCTTATGGCGATCATACGGGTTACTACAATGAAGTTGATGAGTTTCCCGTCTTTACCGTAGAGTGCATCACGCACAGAGACGACCCGATATATCACAGCACCTATACCGGCAGGCCACCGGATGAACCGGCCGTTTTAGGGGTAGCATTGAATGAAGTCTTTGTGCCTATTCTTCAAAAGCAGTTTCCTGAAATTATCGATTTTTACTTACCTCCGGAAGGATGCTCGTATCGCATGGCGGTGATAAGTATTAAGAAGCAATACCCTGGGCATGCAAAACGCGTCATGTTAGGCACTTGGTCATTCTTGCGGCAATTTATGTACACAAAATTCGTCATTGTTGTTGATGAAGATGTAAACCCAAGAGACTGGAACGACGTTATTTGGGCCATTACAACCCGCATGGACCCTTCTCGAGACACTACGTTGATTGATAATACCCCTATCGATTATTTAGACTTTGCCAGCCCGGTCTCTGGACTAGGCTCTAAAATGGGCATGGATGCAACGAATAAATGGCCAGGCGAAACGGATCGAGAATGGGGGCGCCCTATTGTAAAAGACCCTGCTACCGTTGCTAGGGTTGACTCAATCATGCGCGAATTGGGTGACATTTAGAGAACTGGCTCTATTTTTTGCGCACAAGGTCAATTAATTGTGGCTATTTTTCTGCACCTGACTATAATTTCTGACCAACAGGTCAAATAGAGTTTTAGGTGTTATGGAATCAATTACATTAATCGACTGGTATGGGTATTTAGGGTCGCTTATTATTGCAGTGTCGCTCACAATGTCAGACATAAAACGTCTGCGTTGGATAAACATGCTCGGTGCAGGTATGTTTGCAAGCTATGGCTTTATCATTTCAGCTTGGCCTGTTTTTGCGCTCAATGGTTTTATTGTGCTTATTAATATTTATCACATCTACGTCTTATACCGACGCCCTGTACCACAATCTTAAGCTAAGGGCATCGCCTTCTGATTCGAACTTTGTATAATGGCAACATTGTACAATACCGACTGGAGAAGCCTGTTGCCTAATTCGACGATTGCGACCGTTCATGATCTTAAACTTATGAGCGGTAAAGTCTGGCAAGTATTACTCAAACCCCTTGAGCCTTACCCATTCGAAGCTGGGCAATTTACCGAGCTGCTGATAGAGGGTTATCAATATCTATATTTCACCATTGCTTCAGCGCCTAACAGCCCTTGTATAGAGTTGCACGTTCAAGGCGGCACAGAAACTAATGATCAACTCATTGAACATTTGCGTCAGCATGGCTCCGTAGAATTAGCACCCGCCGGCGGACGTTGTATTTTACCCTCGCTTCCAACCGAACAAAGCCCATTACTGCTTATCGCTTCTGGCACTGGTTTTAGCCAAGTGAAGTCGATTGTAGAAGACTGCATAGATCGTCACTGTAATCGTCAAATTCATATTTATTGGGCAAGTTACAAACTCAGCCAGTTGTACATGCTCGAAAAAGCCGAAGCCTGGGCCGACCAACACCCAAATATTCATTTAGCGGCGCTTATTTCTGAACACAGCCATTGGGAAGACAATCACCAGATGTTACTGCACAGTATTTTGTCTGAGCAGTCGGCCTTAAAATCGGCACAAGCTATTATCTGCGGCTCACCTAAAATGGTGTATACACTATTTGATTCTTTGATTGAAAAAGGTTGCCGAGAACAGCACATCCTCAGTGATGTGTTTGATTTCGCTCCACGGGAGTCATCATGAATACCGCCGAAGTTTTACGCGTATTCGGCTTAGAGCCTCGTGAAACACGCATTTACTTAGCGCTTTTGGAATCAGGCCCTGCTTCTATTCGTGATGTCGCTGACCGCTCAGGTATTAACCGTGGAACCACTCACGAACTGCTAAAGCGTATGCAGCATAAGGGTGTGGTCAGCTATTTTCCAAAAGGAAAGCGTCGGCACTTTCGCGCTGAGCCGCCATCACGATTAAAAGAACTGGCGTTAAACCATCAGAATCAAGTTTCTGAAGCAATGGAGCTTTTAGAAGACAAGGTCATCCCGCAACTTTCGCACTTACAACCTATTACCGGGAATGCCGATGTTCATTACTACGAAGGTGACGATGGTATTGAGTTTGTTTTAAAAGACATTCTAAGCACTGTCAGTGATCAGCCAAACAAAACTTACTGCGTTTATTCCGCAAAAGCCATACGACGCCACCTGTATCGACCGTTTCCGAACTATACGCGTGCGCGGGTAAAGTTAGGTATCAATGTGAAAGTAATTGCTATCGGAGAAGGCGGTCGGGATGCGCCGCTTGCCGATCGAAAATGGATTGATGAAAAGTCCAGTGAAAATGCGGGCTCATACATTGCCATTTACCCACCCAAAGTAGCGCTCATTAGCTTGAGCGATGGCGACCTTCCAACCGCTGTGGTTATCCAGTCGCCGACAATTGCCAATACGCATCAGGTGATTTTTAACACCCTATGGCAAACGTTATAGTAAGGTGAAGCTGTCAGGCAATAGCTCAGCTACTGTCCAAGTTTTTGACTGACCTTTGCCATTAAAAGAAGTCACCTTAGCTTGTTGAGACATGAATTCACTCATGACTTGGCGACACGCACCACAAGGTGACGCAACTTCATCGGTATCGACAAAAATCACGACCTCTGTAATGTCTCCGGGTCTTGCACCATTAACAACAGCGGTGGTTATAGCATTTCGTTCCGCACATAAGGTGACGGGGTAGGCTGCATTTTCAACATTACACCCTAAAATTGTGTCACCTTGTTTGGTCGTTATAGCCGCACCGACAGAGAATTTACTGTAAGGCGTATAGGCTCGTTCTGCCGCCTGTTTAGCCAGTGGCAAAAGTGTTTGCTCTGTGCTCATAATGATCCCTTACAGTGTGATCGCCGCATCTAGCGTTAAGATAATCATATCGTTGAATGATGATTGACGCTCTTCTGGAGTCGCGGCTTCACCACGTGGAATATGATCGCTAACGGTAAGCACAGTTAAAGCATTTGCGCCAAACTCAGCGGCCACACCATAAAGACCCGCCGCTTCCATATCTACCGCCAAAATACCCATGCCGGCTAAACGATCCATCACGTTATCAACCGGGTGATAAAACAGATCGGAAGAGAAGATGTTACCCACTCTAACAGGAATATTTGCATCACGCGCAGAATTTACGGCCGCTTCCAACAGCTCATAGCTTGCAGTTGCACTGAAATCGAACCCT from Reinekea marina includes the following:
- a CDS encoding SPOR domain-containing protein — translated: MSRDFAHKPKQAETSRIPKWVWLFTSIVAVGFVGFLYFLAKVPPAEGGAEAVREQFNIALKESTTETEPQPAPKIEQVEEIKEKTETLKQAFEFYQLLQDDEVPTVAPEEKPGSSATATNTTQSTTSEPPKAKSWIIQVASFSRVDDADRLRAELILNGLPSSSINTVNLGDKGTYHRVVVGPFDNRSALNKAQDRLAALNHQVMVRAQ
- the hslV gene encoding ATP-dependent protease subunit HslV; translated protein: MTTIVSVRRNDQVVVAGDGQVSLGNTVMKGNARKVRRLYHDKVVAGFAGGTADAFTLFEKFEGHLQQHSGHLTRAAVELAKEWRSDRALRKLEAMLIVADKEASLLISGTGDVVEPEHGVVSIGSGGNFAMASARALYENTDLSAQEIAEKSLEIAADICVYTNHNTVVEVL
- the hslU gene encoding ATP-dependent protease ATPase subunit HslU; translation: MSIMTPREIVHELDKHIIGQDDAKRAVAIALRNRWRRMQLDERMRDEISPKNILMIGPTGVGKTEIARRLAKLSNAPFIKVEATKFTEVGYVGRDVESIIRDLVETGIKMLREHEMNAAKPRAQDAAEDRILDILLPAPRNAQGDAESTDTNSSTRQVFRKKLRQGDLDDKEIELELAQNSVGVEIMAPPGMEDMTSQLQSMFSNMGNQKTQKRKLPIKEALKLLTDEEAAKLVNEDDLKQRALTAVEQNGIVFIDEIDKIAKNENRGGGDVSREGVQRDLLPLIEGCTINTKYGMVKTDHILFIGSGAFHFSKPSDLIPELQGRLPIRVNLQALTPNDFKRILTEPDYAITEQYAALLGAEGLTVTFTDDAIEAIANTAFDVNESTENIGARRLHTIMERLFEEASYNASERNGQTLEVTAQMVKDTLSELAQNEDLSRFIL
- a CDS encoding gamma-butyrobetaine hydroxylase-like domain-containing protein; protein product: MNQAPTKIDYQQSTALLRIEWPDGKQAELSAEFLRVHSPSAEVRGHGIGQETLQTGKKNVEISKIEATGRYAIKITFSDGHDTGLYDWGYLKKLCDEKDKYWQTYLEKLSKAKESRESKFIDITQLNS
- the ubiD gene encoding 4-hydroxy-3-polyprenylbenzoate decarboxylase; the encoded protein is MKYTDLRDFINVLEQRGELKRIKTSVDPHLEMTELCDRVLRQKGPALLFENPTNHSMPVLGNLFGTPERVALGMGAESTQELREIGKLLAYLKEPEPPAGLKDAWQKVPLLKKVLSMAPKTLKKGPCQENIIEGPDVDLGVLPVWTCWPEDAAPLVTWPLVITQGPQGGRTNLGIYRQQVIGKNKLIMRWLSHRGGALDYQAWQHEHPGEPFPVAVALGADPATILGAVTPVPDTLSEYAFAGLLRDSKTELVKCKLHDLKVPASAEIILEGYIYPGETAPEGPYGDHTGYYNEVDEFPVFTVECITHRDDPIYHSTYTGRPPDEPAVLGVALNEVFVPILQKQFPEIIDFYLPPEGCSYRMAVISIKKQYPGHAKRVMLGTWSFLRQFMYTKFVIVVDEDVNPRDWNDVIWAITTRMDPSRDTTLIDNTPIDYLDFASPVSGLGSKMGMDATNKWPGETDREWGRPIVKDPATVARVDSIMRELGDI
- a CDS encoding YgjV family protein, giving the protein MESITLIDWYGYLGSLIIAVSLTMSDIKRLRWINMLGAGMFASYGFIISAWPVFALNGFIVLINIYHIYVLYRRPVPQS
- a CDS encoding TrmB family transcriptional regulator; the protein is MNTAEVLRVFGLEPRETRIYLALLESGPASIRDVADRSGINRGTTHELLKRMQHKGVVSYFPKGKRRHFRAEPPSRLKELALNHQNQVSEAMELLEDKVIPQLSHLQPITGNADVHYYEGDDGIEFVLKDILSTVSDQPNKTYCVYSAKAIRRHLYRPFPNYTRARVKLGINVKVIAIGEGGRDAPLADRKWIDEKSSENAGSYIAIYPPKVALISLSDGDLPTAVVIQSPTIANTHQVIFNTLWQTL
- the cdd gene encoding cytidine deaminase, with amino-acid sequence MSTEQTLLPLAKQAAERAYTPYSKFSVGAAITTKQGDTILGCNVENAAYPVTLCAERNAITTAVVNGARPGDITEVVIFVDTDEVASPCGACRQVMSEFMSQQAKVTSFNGKGQSKTWTVAELLPDSFTLL